The Rhinopithecus roxellana isolate Shanxi Qingling chromosome 14, ASM756505v1, whole genome shotgun sequence genome includes a window with the following:
- the XIRP2 gene encoding xin actin-binding repeat-containing protein 2 isoform X2 encodes MIEESEMCTVPGGLAKVKKQFEDEITSSRNTFAQYQYQLQNRSEQEAIHSSQVGTSKSSQEMARNEQEGSKVQKIDVHGTEMVSHLEKHTKEINQASQFHQYVQETVIDTPEDEEIPKVSTKLLKEQFEKSAQEKILYSDKEMTTPAKQIKIECECEETLKPSSVVSTSSTSCISTSQRKETSTTRYGDHSITSSTLAQINATSSGMTEFPPPPPDVLQTSIDVTAFSQSPELPSPPRRLPVPKDVYSKQRNLYELNRLYKHIHPELRKNLEKDYISEVSEIVSSQMNSGSSVSADVQQTRYVFENTNDSSQKDLNSEREYLEWDEILKGEVQSIRWIFENQPLDSINNGSPDEGDISRGVADQEIIAGGNVKYTTWMFETQPIDTLGAHSSDTVENAEKIPELARGDVCTARWMFETRPLDSMNKMHQSQEESAVTISKDITGGDVKTVRYMFETQHLDQLGQLHSVDEVHLLQLRSELKEIKGNVKRSIKCFETQPLYVIRDGSGQMLEIKTVHREDVEKGDVRTARWMFETQPLDTINKDITEIKIVRGISMEENVKGGVSKAKWLFETQPLEKIKESEEVIIEKETIIGTDVSRKCWMFETQPLDILKEVPDADPLQHEEIIGGDVQTTKHLFETLPIEALKDSPDIGKLQKITASEEEKGDVRHQKWIFETQPLEDIRKDKKEYTRTVKLEEVDRGDVKNYTHIFESNNLIKFDASHKIEVEGVTRGAVELNKSLFETTPLYAIQDPLGKYHQVKTVQQEEIIRGDVRSCRWLFETRPIDQFDESIHKFQIIRGISAQEIQTGNVKSAKWLFETQPLDSIKYFSDVEETESKTEQARDIIKGDVKTCKWLFETQPMESLYEKVSLMTSSEEIHKGDVKTCTWLFETQPLDTIKDDSETTVKLQTVKQEEIQGGDVRTACFLFETENLDSIQGEEVKEIKPVEMDIQAGDVSSMRYKFENQSLDSISSSSEEVLKKIKTLKTEDIQKGNVLNCRWLFENQPIDKIKESQEGDECVKTVTDIQGGDVRKGCFIFETFSLDEIKEESDYISTKKTITEEVMQGDVKSYRMLFETQPLYAIQDREGSYHEVTTVKKEEVIHGDVRGTRWLFETKPLDSINKSETVYVIKAVTQEDIQKGDVSSVRYRFETQPLDQISEESHNIVPTVDHIQGGNVKTSKQFFESENFDKNNYIRTVSVNEIQKGNVKTSTWLFETHTLDELRGEGLEYENIKTVTQEDVQKGDVKQAVWLFENQTFDSIMEAHKGVTKMTKEEIPPSDVKTTTWLFETTPLPEFNENRIEKIEIIGKSIKETLEDLFSQKVIQAPGIIIEADEVGDVRMAKYKLMNQASPEIQKEEIIRADLRNIMVNLLSKRDCTKREILVSEEEKGNVNLTKTQLLNKSTEFHAEKEEIVKGDVQQAIKNLFSEERSVKKGILIQEDERGDINMTIYCLLHENDGDTNEREEVIGGDVRRTIHNLLSSTSNNKISERAKIDASERGNVQFFTTCIEAGALDYLKQLHTESNETLTAKQQEGEKEIIGGDVEGTKLLLKKRQSLVERTVSETDIIPGDVHNTVKVFMTEPQSTLGKIPKEEIIKGDLASTLKSLSQAVNQKTVTKTEEIIKGNMLATLKSLKESSHRWKESQQPDGIPSDIEKAIECLEKATNTRTEILKKELLKDDLETSLRSLKEAQRSFKEVDKEGVIKKDAQVVMAGSSGEQKTDIHQVAVQRNKNSLLQPKPAPFEPAAKWQGGADTLSQTMGKSCHGNLEERTEVNLPKAPKASVKIVIDREQNNDALEKSLRRPSNSHHKSIKNILESGDKMGVWTDITGEQHLRDEYMSRQLTSTVSVKNNLKTKESDREVRELKKDDAFNSIQSADKTIGKQETYEWRNDHQKTEAFHIKSPKKTENIKILTDTQNSKPSPTQHPVSMPVGGTYDISGDFQKQTLLKQETKYSNKNIKQKNINLQPMWQPLPVEQDTTNVTEVKVSEKNHNTFKTTNKKQETDVHLKSQDFLMKTNTSTDLKTAMERSLNPINFNPENNVKESECPLPPPSPPPPPPSNASSEIEFPLPPPPPFMMFPEKNGFLPSLSTEKIKAEFESFPGLPLPPPPVDEKFERESPSVFLPPPPPPTPSQNSAHLLSSSAPEKHSGAFMQQYSQKEASNSQNSQTKIVTGKSGVLPPPTLPKPKLPKHIKDNKNHFSPKVELTNSLSDMECKITTSKDQKKVMMMTSSEHTETKQNVISRSLDERKQLFVDSANCLSHTVPGTSAPKKKQIAPLIKSHSFPESSGQQSPKPYMRKFKTPLMIAEEKYRQQKEELEKQKQESSYYNIVKTESQNQHISEVEKEMPLRKTNEEVSVSGIDSEHTVVQPNPGSQSNALVLGVCSDNQLSTTSPVTVAAKRLHHVLAASEDKDKMKKEVLQSARDIMQSKSACEIKQSHQECSAQQTQQNKYLEQLHLPQSKPISPNFKVKTIKLPTLDHTLNETDHSYESHKQQSEVDVQTFTKQQYLETQKTEASTECSHKQSLAERHYQLPKKEKRVTIKLPTESIQKNHEDKLKIVPGKQREFGGSDRGKLPGSEEKNKGPSMISRKEERLITERKQELLKNKSAPKAVRQKVIDAHLDSQTQNFQQTQIQTSESKVEHKKWPQPYNSLQEEKCLEVKGIQQKQVFSNTKDSKQEITQNKSFFSAVKESQQDDGKCAVNIVEFLRKREELQEILSRVKQFEAEPSKSGLKTFQTLLNTIPGWLISEEKREYAVHIAMENNLEKVKEEITHIKTQAEDMLVFYENIIQTAMMSSKTGKSGSKPTSLETSSKVSNVHVSNNKNSEQKENKIAKEKTGQHQVAAHREAAVHSHVTTHQEIKLDESNIPPPSLKTRPPSPTFITIESTARRTETPTKDELSQSPKKDSYVEPPPRRPMSQTSEIHRANTSPTPPRSHSEQLVRLKDTTAKLSKGAIPCPAVTPVPIVEKRSEIIMSPATLRRQIKIETRGRDSPPTITIPVNIHHTASGSSRESMEAQEEIRKVEKRATYVHNGGLNSTDPIVPDTESYDAVEIIRKVEVPPRLSEHTQRYEAANRTVPMAENFVNDRENEINRWFREFEHGPVSEAKLNRRVYANGETNHNIQQESRTFCQEEFGLTSLGNTSFTDFSCKHPRELQEKIPIKQPRICSETRSLSEHVSGMDAFESQIVESKMKTSSSHSSEAGKSGCDFKHAPPTYEDVIAGHILDISDSPKEVRKNFQKTWQESGRVFKSLGYATSDSSATEIKTAFQEESAFISETAAPRQGNMYTLSKDSLSNGVPSGRQAEFS; translated from the exons GAGGCAATTCATAGCAGCCAGGTTGGCACTTCAAAAAGCAGCCAGGAAATGGCAAGAAATGAACAAGAAGGGTCCAAAGTGCAGAAAATTGATGTTCATGGAACAGAAATG GTCTCTCATCTTGAAAAGCACACCAAGGAAATAAACCAAGCATCTCAGTTTCATCAATATGTTCAGGAAACAG TCATTGATACACCTGAGGATGAAGAAATTCCAAAGGTTTCGACTAAGTTGTTAAAAGAGCAGTTTGAAAAGTCTGCCCAGGAAAAGATCCTTTACTCTGACAAAGAGATGACAACTCCAGCAAAGCAGATTAAG ATTGAATGTGAATGTGAAGAGACTTTAAAGCCATCATCAGTTGTGAGTACCTCTTCCACTTCTTGCATTTCAACCAGccagagaaaggaaacatcaACCACAAGATATGGTGATCACAGTATCACTTCCTCAACTCTGGCACAAATTAATGCTACTTCTTCaggaatgacagaatttcctcctCCCCCACCTGACGTACTTCAAACTTCAATAGATGTGACAGCATTTTCCCAGTCCCCTGAACTACCCAGTCCTCCTAGAAGACTACCAGTCCCCAAAGATGTATATTCCAAGCAAAGAAATTTGTATGAATTAAACCGTTTATATAAACACATCCATCCTGAGTTaagaaaaaacttagaaaaagatTATATCAGTGAGGTTTCTGAGATTGTTTCTAGTCAAATGAACTCAGGGAGTTCAGTCTCAGCAGATGTGCAACAAACCCGTTATGTTTTTGAAAACACAAATGACAGTTCTCAAAAAGATCTGAACTCAGAAAGAGAATACTTGGAATGGGATGAAATTCTGAAGGGAGAGGTGCAGTCCATTAGATGGATCTTTGAGAATCAACCATTGGATTCCATTAACAATGGCTCTCCTGATGAAGGTGACATTTCCAGGGGTGTTGCTGATCAAGAAATCATTGCTGGTGGCAATGTGAAATATACTACATGGATGTTTGAAACCCAACCCATTGACACACTTGGGGCTCATTCTTCTGACACTgtagaaaatgcagagaaaattCCTGAGCTAGCCAGAGGAGATGTCTGCACAGCTCGGTGGATGTTTGAAACAAGGCCATTGGACTCAATGAATAAAATGCATCAAAGTCAAGAAGAATCAGCGGTAACTATCAGTAAGGACATAACTGGGGGGGATGTCAAGACTGTCAGATACATGTTTGAAACTCAACATCTAGATCAACTTGGACAGCTTCATTCAGTGGATGAGGTTCACTTACTGCAGCTTAGGTCTGAGCTCAAAGAAATTAagggaaatgttaaaagaagtataaaatgttttgaaactcaACCATTATATGTTATTAGAGATGGTTCAGGTCAAATGCTGGAAATTAAAACTGTTCACAGGGAAGATGTTGAAAAAGGAGATGTAAGAACAGCACGGTGGATGTTTGAAACACAGCCGTTGGACACAATTAACAAAGATatcacagaaattaaaattgtCCGAGGAATATCCATGGAAGAAAATGTCAAAGGTGGGGTGAGTAAGGCAAAGTGGTTGTTTGAAACCCAACCTTTGGAGAAAATCAAAGAGTCAGAAGAGGTCATCAttgaaaaggaaacaataatAGGTACAGATGTCTCCAGAAAGTGTTGGATGTTTGAAACACAGCcattagacattttaaaagaagttccTGATGCAGATCCTCTACAACATGAGGAGATAATAGGGGGTGATGTACAAACTACTAAGCATCTCTTTGAAACACTTCCAATTGAGGCATTAAAAGACAGTCCTGATATAGGAAAGCTTCAAAAAATCACTGcctctgaagaagaaaaaggggaTGTTAGGCATCAAAAATGGATTTTTGAAACCCAACCTCTGGAAGacattagaaaagataaaaaggagtACACACGAACAGTGAAACTTGAAGAAGTTGACAGAGGAGATGTGAAAAACTACACACATATCTTTGAATCaaacaatttaattaaatttgatGCATCACATAAAATAGAGGTGGAAGGAGTCACAAGAGGTGCTGTAGAGTTAAATAAATCTCTCTTCGAGACAACACCACTGTATGCCATTCAAGATCCCCTTGGAAAATATCATCAAGTAAAGACAGTCCagcaagaagaaatcataagAGGTGATGTAAGAAGCTGTAGGTGGCTTTTTGAAACAAGGCCCATTGACCAGTTTGATGAAAGCATtcataaatttcaaataattagaGGAATATCTGCTCAAGAAATACAGACTGGAAATGTGAAATCTGCCAAATGGTTGTTTGAAACCCAACCTCTtgattcaattaaatattttagtgatgtggaagaaacagaaagtaaaactgAACAAGCTAGAGATATTATTAAAGGGGATGTCAAAACCTGTAAATGGCTTTTTGAGACCCAGCCAATGGAGTCTCTTTATGAAAAAGTTTCGTTAATGACCAGCAGTGAAGAAATTCATAAGGGAGATGTCAAAACCTGTACTTGGCTCTTTGAAACTCAGCCACTTGATACCATAAAAGATGACTCTGAAACAACAGTCAAATTGCAAACTGTAAAACAGGAGGAGATCCAAGGTGGGGATGTTCGTAcagcatgttttctttttgagacagaaaatttGGACAGCATACAAGGAGAAGAAGTGAAGGAAATCAAGCCTGTTGAAATGGATATACAAGCTGGAGATGTTTCTAGCATGAGgtataaatttgaaaatcagtcCTTAGATTCCATAAGTTCCAGTTCAGAGGAAGTTTTGAAAAAGAtcaaaaccttaaaaactgaaGATATTCAAAAAGGCAATGTTTTAAATTGTAGGTGGCTTTTTGAAAACCAACCAATTGATAAGATAAAAGAAAGCCAAGAAGGTGATGAATGTGTTAAGACGGTGACAGACATACAAGGTGGCGATGTAAGAAAGGGgtgctttatttttgagactttttCTTTAGATGAGATTAAAGAAGAATCTGACTATATCAGCACCAAGAAAACAATTACTGAAGAAGTAATGCAGGGTGATGTAAAAAGCTACAGAATGCTCTTTGAAACCCAGCCACTCTATGCAATTCAAGACCGAGAAGGGTCCTATCACGAAGTAACCACAGTTAAAAAAGAAGAGGTAATTCATGGAGATGTGAGAGGAACAAGGTGGCTTTTTGAAACAAAGCCATTAGACTCTATTAATAAATCAGAAACTGTGTACGTTATTAAAGCTGTCACACAAGAAGACATTCAGAAGGGAGATGTTAGTTCTGTCAGATACAGGTTTGAAACTCAGCCACTGGATCAGATTTCTGAAGAATCACATAATATTGTGCCCACTGTTGACCATATACAAGGTGGCAATGTAAAGACAAGTAAACAATTCTTTGAGTCTGAAAATTTTGATAAGAATAACTATATACGAACAGTAAGTGTCAATGAAATACAAAAGGGCAACGTCAAAACATCTACTTGGCTATTCGAAACCCACACTCTAGATGAACTGAGAGGAGAAGGGTTAGAATATGAAAATATCAAGACAGTCACCCAGGAAGATGTGCAGAAAGGTGATGTTAAGCAGGCTGTGTGGCTTTTTGAAAATCAAACTTTTGATTCTATTATGGAAGCACATAAAGGTGTCACAAAAATGACCAAGGAAGAAATCCCTCCTTCTGATGTCAAAACAACTACATGGCTCTTTGAAACAACACCACTTCCTGAATTTAatgaaaatagaatagaaaagatAGAAATTATTGGCAAGAGCATTAAAGAAACCTTAGAAGATCTCTTCTCTCAAAAAGTTATCCAGGCTCCTGGAATCATCATTGAAGCTGATGAAGTTGGGGATGTTCGAATGGCAAAATACAAGCTAATGAACCAAGCATCTCCTGagatacagaaagaagaaattatcaGGGCTGATCTCAGAAATATAATGGTGAACCTACTTTCCAAAAGGGACTGTACTAAAAGAGAGATTTTGGTTAgtgaagaagagaagggaaatgtTAATTTGACTAAAACTCAATTATTAAACAAATCAACTGAATTTCATGCTGAAAAAGAAGAGATAGTGAAAGGTGATGTACAACAAGCAATAAAAAACCTGTTCTCTGAGGAAAGATCTGTAAAGAAAGGCATCTTAATTCAGGaagatgaaagaggagatattaaCATGACTATCTATTGTCTTCTTCATGAAAATGATGGTGACACAAATGAGCGTGAAGAAGTAATAGGGGGTGATGTCAGACGTACCATTCATAATTTATTGTCTTCCACATCAaacaataaaatatctgaaaggGCTAAAATTGATGCCTCTGAGAGGGGAAATGTTCAGTTTTTCACAACCTGCATAGAAGCTGGAGCTTTGGATTATCTCAAACAACTCCACACAGAGTCAAATGAGACACTGACAGCTAAGcaacaagaaggagagaaagaaattattggTGGTGATGTTGAAGGCACAAAACTGTTACTGAAGAAAAGGCAGTCTCTGGTTGAACGTACTGTTAGTGAAACTGACATCATCCCTGGAGATGTGCATAATACAGTTAAGGTTTTTATGACCGAGCCTCAGAGTACACTTGGTAAGATACCCAAAGAAGAGATTATAAAAGGTGATTTGGCATCAACCCTAAAATCCCTCAGCCAGGCTGTAAATCAGAAAACAGtgacaaaaacagaagaaattataaaaggtAACATGCTAGCCACACTCAAGTCACTTAAAGAATCTAGCCATCGATGGAAAGAATCTCAACAGCCTGATGGCATCCCTAGTGATATTGAGAAAGCTATTGAATGTCTTGAAAAAGCTACAAATACAAGGACAGAAATTCTGAAAAAGGAGCTTCTCAAAGATGACCTGGAAACATCATTAAGGTCTTTGAaagaagcacaaagaagtttcaaagagGTAGATAAAGAAGGTGTAATCAAAAAAGATGCTCAAGTTGTGATGGCAGGATCCTCAGGAGAACAGAAAACAGATATTCATCAGGTTGCTGTCCAGAGGAACAAAAATAGTCTTCTTCAGCCAAAGCCAGCACCCTTTGAGCCAGCAGCCAAGTGGCAAGGGGGAGCAGATACTCTCAGTCAAACTATGGGAAAATCTTGTCATGGCAATTTAGAAGAAAGAACTGAGGTTAATCTTCCAAAAGCCCCCAAAGCCAGTGTAAAGATTGTCATAGATCGTGAACAAAACAATGATGCTCTAGAGAAAAGCCTTAGAAGACCATCTAATTCACACCataaatctattaaaaatattttggaatcagGAGACAAAATGGGTGTCTGGACTGATATCACAGGAGAACAGCATCTTAGAGATGAATATATGAGCAGACAATTAACCTCAACTGTATCAGTTAAGAATAATCTAAAAACTAAAGAATCAGACAGGGAAGTGAGAGAGCTGAAGAAGGATGATGCCTTTAATTCCATCCAATCTGCTGATAAAACCATTGGAAAGCAAGAGACATATGAATGGAGAAATGACCACCAGAAAACGGAGGCTTTTCATATAAAGAGTCCTAAAAAGAccgaaaatattaaaatattaactgaTACACAAAACTCCAAGCCCAGTCCCACCCAGCATCCAGTCAGCATGCCAGTTGGAGGAACTTACGACATTTCAGGGGACTTTCAGAAGCAAACTTTGTTaaagcaagaaacaaaatattctaaTAAGAATATAAAGCAAAAGAATATAAACCTTCAACCAATGTGGCAGCCTTTGCCTGTAGAGCAAGACACAACCAATGTAACAGAAGTGAAAGtctctgaaaaaaatcacaatacatTTAAGACAACCAACAAAAAGCAGGAGACTGATGTTCACTTGAAAAGCCAGGACTTTCTAATGAAGACAAATACTTCCACAGACTTAAAAACGGCAATGGAAAGGTCCTTGAATCCAATCAACTTTAACCCTGAGAATAATGTAAAAGAAAGTGAGTGCCCCCTTCCACCTCcatctccacctcctccaccacctTCTAATGCATCATCTGAAATtgaatttcctcttcctcctccacctcctttcATGATGTTTCCTGAAAAAAATGGGTTTCTTCCCTCACTGTCCACAGAGAAGATAAAGGCTGAATTTGAAAGCTTTCCGGGcctgcctcttcctccacctccagTAGATGAGAAATTTGAAAGAGAAAGTCCATCGGTGTTTctgccgcctcctcctcctccaactccgtctcaaaactcAGCAcatctcctttcctcctctgctCCAGAAAAGCACAGTGGAGCCTTCATGCAACAATATTCCCAAAAAGAAGCCTCAAACTCTCAGAATTCTCAGACTAAAATCGTAACAGGAAAATCAGGTGTGTTGCCACCTCCCACATTGCCCAAACCCAAACTTCCCAAGCATATAAAAGATAATAAGAACCATTTCTCCCCCAAAGTTGAATTGACAAACTCCCTGTCAGATATGGAATGTAAAATTACTACCTCAAAGGATCAGAAAAAAGTAATGATGATGACCAGCAGCGAACACACAGAGACAAAGCAGAACGTTATTAGTAGGAGTCTtgatgaaagaaaacaattatttgttgactctgcaaactgtctctcacacacagTTCCAGGAACTTCAGCACCCAAGAAAAAACAGATTGCACCTCTTATAAAATCTCATTCATTTCCAGAGAGTTCAGGACAACAAAGTCCAAAACCTTATATGAGAAAATTTAAGACACCTTTAATGATTGCTGaagaaaaatatagacaacaaaaagaagaacttgaaaaacagaaacaggagaGTTCTTACTACAACATTGTTAAAACTGAAAGCCAAAATCAACACATATCagaggtggaaaaggaaatgccATTACGAAAAACCAATGAGGAGGTTTCCGTATCTGGAATTGATTCAGAGCACACCGTGGTTCAACCCAACCCAGGCTCTCAAAGTAATGCTCTGGTACTAGGAGTGTGTTCTGATAACCAGCTCTCCACAACATCGCCAGTGACAGTCGCTGCCAAGAGGCTCCACCATGTTTTAGCAGCCTCAGAAGACAAAGataagatgaaaaaggaagttttaCAAAGCGCAAGGGATATTATGCAATCCAAATCAGCTTGTGAAATTAAACAAAGTCACCAAGAATGTAGTGCCCAACAAACACAACAGAATAAGTATTTGGAGCAGTTGCACTTGCCCCAAAGCAAACCAATTTCCCCAAATTTCAAAGTTAAAACCATCAAGCTTCCAACTCTAGATCATACATTAAATGAAACAGACCACAGCTATGAAAGTCATAAACAGCAATCTGAGGTTGATGTTCAAACCTTTACCAAACAACAATATCTGGAAACCCAGAAAACTGAAGCAAGCACTGAATGTAGTCATAAGCAATCTCTGGCTGAAAGACATTACCAGCTAcctaagaaggagaaaagagtgaCAATAAAATTGCCTACAGAATCCATTCAGAAGAACCATGAAGATAAGCTCAAGATAGTTCCTGGGAAGCAAAGAGAATTTGGGGGATCTGACAGAGGGAAACTTCCAGGAAGcgaagaaaaaaataagggacCATCAATGATTAGTCGAAAAGAAGAGAGATTaataactgaaagaaaacaagaactttTGAAGAATAAATCAGCACCAAAGGCCGTCAGGCAAAAGGTTATTGATGCACATCTTGATTCACAGACTCAAAATTTTCAGCAAACACAAATACAGACCTCTGAAAGTAAAGTTGAACATAAAAAATGGCCCCAGCCATATAATAGTCTGCAGGAAGAAAAATGTCTCGAAGTCAAGGGCATACAACAGAAACAAGTCTTCTCTAATACTAAAGATTCAAAGCAAGAGATTACACAGAACAAATCATTCTTTTCTGCTGTGAAAGAATCCCAGCAGGACGATGGAAAATGTGCCGTAAATATAGTGGAATTCTTGAGAAAACGTGAAGAACTACAAGAGATTTTGTCTAGAGTAAAGCAGTTTGAAGCAGAGCCAAGTAAAAGTGGCCTTAAAACATTTCAGACACTGTTAAATACTATCCCAGGATGGCTGAtaagtgaagaaaagagagaatatgcAGTTCACATTGCCATGGagaataatttagaaaaagtaaaagaagaaataacacatATTAAAACTCAAGCAGAAGATATGCTTGTGTTCTATGAAAATATAATTCAGACAGCCATGATGTCCTCCAAAACAGGAAAATCGGGAAGTAAACCCACTAGTCTTGAAACATCATCCAAAGTATCTAATGTTCATGtcagcaataataaaaatagtgaacagaaagaaaataaaattgccaaAGAGAAAACAGGACAGCACCAAGTAGCAGCTCATCGTGAAGCAGCTGTTCATAGTCACGTGACAACCCATCAGGAAATTAAACTCGATGAGAGCAacattcctcctccctctttAAAAACACGCCCACCGTCACCAACTTTTATCACAATAGAATCTACTGCCCGACGAACGGAAACGCCTACTAAGGACGAGCTTTCTCAGTCCCCTAAAAAGGACAGTTATGTTGAACCCCCACCAAGAAGGCCCATGTCGCAAACATCTGAAATTCACAGAGCAAACACTTCCCCTACTCCACCCAGGAGTCACTCTGAACAACTCGTCAGACTCAAAGACACCACTGCAAAGTTATCCAAAGGGGCCATCCCATGTCCAGCGGTCACCCCGGTTCCaattgtagagaagaggtctgaAATCATCATGTCTCCTGCAACACTTCGTCGTCAAATTAAGATAGAAACTCGTGGTAGGGACTCTCCACCTACAATCACAATACCAGTAAATATACATCATACTGCTAGTGGTTCCTCCAGAGAATCTATGGAAGCTCAAGAGGAAATCAGGAAAGTGGAGAAAAGGGCTACTTACGTTCACAATGGTGGACTCAATTCCACTGATCCCATAGTGCCCGACACTGAAAGCTATGATGCAGTTGAAATCATCCGCAAGGTTGAAGTGCCTCCTCGCCTGTCAGAGCACACGCAGAGATATGAAGCAGCCAACCGCACTGTTCCAATGGCTGAAAATTTCGTGAATGACcgtgaaaatgaaataaacagatGGTTCAGGGAATTTGAGCATGGCCCAGTTTCTGAAGCAAAGTTAAACAGAAGAGTTTATGCAAATGGAGAAACAAACCATAATATCCAGCAAGAAAGTCGTACTTTTTGTCAGGAGGAATTTGGATTAACGTCTTTAGGAAACACGAGTTTTACAGATTTTTCTTGCAAACATCCTAGAGAGCTGCAAGAAAAGATTCCTATTAAACAGCCCAGGATCTGCTCTGAAACAAGGTCCCTAAGTGAACATGTCTCAGGCATGGATGCATTTGAGAGTCAAATTGTTGAGTCAAAGATGAAAACCTCTTCATCACATAGCTCAGAAGCTGGCAAATCTGGCTGTGACTTCAAGCATGCCCCACCAACCTACGAGGATGTCATTGCTGGACATATTTTAGATATCTCTGATTCACccaaagaagtcagaaaaaattttcaaaagacgTGGCAGGAGAGCGGAAGAGTTTTTAAAAGCCTGGGATATGCAACTTCAGATTCTTCTGCAACTGAGATAAAAACTGCCTTCCAAGAGGAATCTGCATTTATAAGTG aaactgCTGCTCCAAGACAAGGAAATATGTATACTTTGTCAAAAGACAGTTTATCCAATGGAGTGCCTAGTGGCAGACAAGCAGAATTTTCATAA